The Thermoflavifilum sp. genome contains a region encoding:
- the mtaB gene encoding tRNA (N(6)-L-threonylcarbamoyladenosine(37)-C(2))-methylthiotransferase MtaB, producing MKTVAFHTLGCKLNFAETSTLGRMLEAEGYRVFRQIDEAVADVYVINTCSVTEQADRECRQIIRRIKRMAPQSVVVVTGCYAQLRPQEIAAIDGVNLVLGAAEKFRLTEHLQKLEHEQGRICSCDVDAIRDFHSAYSLHDRTRTFLKVQDGCDYHCSFCTIPRARGKSRSNTIAKVLADARQIAAAGVKEIVLTGVNLGDFGKSDPDNPHHQETLLELMQALDGVEGIERFRLSSIEPNLLTLDIIQFVAQSAKWMPHFHIPLQSGSNRILGLMRRRYRRELYAEKVQTILQYIPDCAIGVDVIVGFPTESDADFQQTVDFLESLPVSYLHVFTYSERAHTPALTLKPSVPMDIRHQRNAILRRLSASKHEAFVKRFAGTIRPVLFESRARTITETSEQKVMEGYTDNYIRVQAPYRESWINRIIDWPIT from the coding sequence ATGAAAACGGTGGCCTTTCATACCTTAGGCTGTAAGCTGAATTTTGCCGAGACCTCCACGCTGGGTCGCATGCTGGAGGCCGAAGGATATCGGGTGTTCCGGCAAATCGACGAAGCGGTGGCCGATGTGTATGTGATCAATACCTGTTCGGTAACGGAACAGGCCGACAGAGAATGTCGGCAAATCATCCGGCGGATTAAGCGAATGGCCCCCCAAAGCGTGGTGGTGGTTACCGGTTGTTATGCCCAGTTACGACCCCAGGAAATTGCGGCTATCGATGGCGTAAACCTGGTGCTGGGGGCTGCCGAAAAATTTCGTCTGACAGAGCATTTGCAAAAGCTTGAGCATGAGCAGGGCCGGATCTGTTCATGTGATGTGGATGCCATCAGGGATTTTCACAGCGCTTATTCCCTGCATGACCGTACCCGCACCTTTTTGAAGGTTCAGGATGGTTGTGATTATCACTGCAGTTTCTGTACTATTCCCCGTGCTCGTGGTAAAAGTCGGAGCAATACCATAGCAAAGGTTTTAGCAGATGCCCGCCAGATTGCAGCTGCTGGCGTAAAAGAAATTGTATTGACAGGTGTAAACCTCGGTGATTTCGGAAAAAGTGATCCCGATAATCCGCATCATCAGGAAACCCTGCTGGAGCTCATGCAGGCACTGGACGGCGTGGAGGGGATTGAACGATTCCGGCTTTCTTCCATCGAACCGAATTTACTCACTTTAGATATCATCCAATTTGTAGCCCAATCGGCTAAATGGATGCCTCATTTTCATATTCCGTTGCAAAGCGGTAGCAATCGTATACTGGGATTGATGCGCAGACGCTATCGCCGCGAATTGTATGCTGAAAAAGTACAAACCATCCTGCAATATATTCCCGATTGCGCTATAGGTGTGGATGTCATTGTGGGCTTTCCCACCGAATCTGATGCTGATTTTCAACAAACGGTGGATTTTCTGGAATCTCTACCTGTGTCCTATCTGCATGTATTCACCTACTCCGAACGCGCCCACACACCCGCATTAACCCTGAAGCCTTCCGTGCCGATGGATATCCGTCATCAACGCAATGCCATACTCCGTCGATTATCTGCAAGCAAACATGAAGCATTTGTGAAACGTTTTGCAGGCACCATTCGTCCGGTGTTATTTGAATCGCGTGCCCGAACCATAACAGAAACATCGGAACAAAAAGTAATGGAGGGATATACCGATAATTACATTCGCGTACAGGCTCCTTATCGTGAAAGCTGGATCAATCGTATTATCGATTGGCCAATAACTTGA
- the coaA gene encoding type I pantothenate kinase: protein MNQIPDQVLYRSFSREQWKQCGHQLPFIDMLDQQIPRLAALNEPLTPEEIRDIYLPLACWLHDHILSYQQLRQKLNEHLPGCCPPAPYIIGLAGSVAAGKSTASRTLQFLLKQWPQHARVENVSTDGFLYPNRVLEEKGILNKKGFPESYDVKKLIEFLKSLKAGQDGVRAPVYSHLHYDVLPDQYIELHQPDVLILEGINVLQVGMPGERRSSRNRVQSAPLFVSDFFDISLYVHAEEPLLRKWYIDRFLLLRETAFKRPESYFHQYASLSDAEAIRLANEIWETINLPNLMQNILPTRRRATLILDKGENHAVQQVHVRLI from the coding sequence ATGAATCAAATACCCGATCAGGTTTTGTATCGTTCATTCAGCAGGGAACAATGGAAGCAATGCGGCCATCAATTGCCGTTCATTGATATGCTCGATCAGCAAATCCCCCGGCTTGCGGCGCTGAATGAACCGCTCACACCCGAAGAAATTCGCGATATCTATTTACCCTTAGCATGCTGGTTGCACGACCATATCCTATCCTATCAGCAGTTGCGACAGAAGCTCAATGAACATTTGCCGGGTTGTTGTCCGCCTGCACCTTATATCATTGGACTGGCAGGTAGTGTGGCTGCCGGAAAGAGCACAGCTTCGCGTACCCTGCAGTTTTTATTAAAACAATGGCCCCAGCATGCCCGCGTGGAGAATGTATCTACCGATGGTTTTCTGTATCCCAATCGCGTGCTTGAAGAAAAAGGTATTTTAAACAAAAAAGGTTTTCCGGAAAGTTATGATGTGAAAAAGCTCATTGAGTTTTTGAAATCGTTGAAAGCAGGTCAGGATGGCGTTCGTGCCCCGGTATATTCACATTTGCATTATGATGTATTACCCGATCAATACATTGAATTGCACCAGCCCGATGTATTGATTCTTGAAGGCATCAATGTGTTGCAGGTGGGTATGCCCGGTGAACGTCGATCTTCCAGAAATCGCGTACAGTCGGCACCTTTGTTTGTTTCCGATTTTTTTGACATTTCTTTGTATGTACATGCTGAAGAGCCCTTGTTGCGTAAATGGTATATTGATCGGTTTTTATTGTTGCGTGAAACGGCTTTCAAACGGCCGGAATCTTATTTTCATCAATATGCTTCGCTGAGTGATGCGGAAGCCATTCGTCTGGCCAATGAAATATGGGAGACCATTAATCTTCCCAATCTGATGCAGAATATTCTTCCCACCCGTCGCAGGGCCACGTTGATTCTGGATAAAGGAGAAAACCATGCCGTTCAGCAGGTGCATGTACGGTTGATTTGA
- the ychF gene encoding redox-regulated ATPase YchF produces MPLRAGIVGLPNVGKSTLFNAISTGVKAQASNYRFCTIEPNVSLVEVPDTRLQQLAACVHPQRIVPTVIEWVDIAGLVKGASQGEGLGNKFLSHIREVDAIVHVIRCFDDPNIVREEGPVNPVADKEIIDTELQLKDLESVEKKIQRMEKVVKSTSDAKLKKEYEVLLRCKAHLSQGQHIRSLSLNEEEWQAVADLYLLTAKPVIYVANVDEASMHTGNAYTEALSRAIAAEQAEMVIMNNSIEAQIAELENPDDRQLFLSAYQMQEPALHRLIRSTYHLLNLITFFTAGEKEVRAWTIHRGWKAPQAAGVIHSDFEKGFIKAEVIAFDDFIHYGSEAACREHGKLRIEGKDYVVQDGDVMHFRFHV; encoded by the coding sequence ATGCCACTTCGTGCTGGAATTGTAGGTTTGCCTAATGTAGGGAAATCCACGTTGTTCAATGCCATCAGTACGGGCGTGAAAGCACAGGCCAGCAATTATCGCTTCTGTACGATTGAACCCAATGTAAGCCTGGTAGAAGTACCCGATACGCGTTTGCAGCAGCTTGCCGCATGTGTGCACCCCCAGCGTATTGTACCCACGGTGATTGAATGGGTGGATATTGCCGGACTGGTCAAGGGTGCCAGCCAGGGCGAAGGGTTGGGTAATAAGTTTTTATCGCATATCCGTGAAGTGGATGCCATTGTGCATGTGATTCGATGTTTTGACGATCCGAATATTGTCCGGGAGGAAGGTCCCGTGAATCCCGTGGCCGATAAAGAAATTATCGATACCGAATTGCAATTGAAGGATCTGGAAAGTGTGGAAAAGAAAATACAACGCATGGAAAAAGTGGTGAAGTCCACATCCGATGCGAAGCTGAAAAAAGAATACGAAGTATTGTTGCGTTGCAAAGCGCATCTCAGCCAGGGGCAGCATATTCGCAGCCTTTCACTGAATGAGGAAGAGTGGCAGGCTGTGGCCGATTTGTATTTGCTCACCGCCAAACCGGTCATATATGTTGCCAATGTGGATGAAGCATCCATGCATACGGGCAATGCTTACACGGAAGCTCTTTCACGAGCTATTGCAGCAGAACAGGCGGAAATGGTGATCATGAACAACAGCATTGAAGCGCAGATTGCCGAACTGGAGAATCCGGACGACAGGCAACTATTTTTATCGGCATATCAAATGCAGGAGCCAGCTCTGCACCGCCTGATTCGTTCGACGTATCACTTGTTGAATCTGATCACTTTTTTTACTGCCGGAGAAAAAGAAGTACGTGCCTGGACCATTCATCGAGGCTGGAAAGCCCCACAGGCGGCCGGTGTTATTCACAGTGATTTTGAAAAAGGATTTATCAAAGCTGAAGTCATTGCATTTGACGATTTCATTCACTACGGTTCAGAAGCAGCCTGTCGGGAACATGGCAAGCTGCGCATTGAAGGAAAAGATTATGTTGTGCAGGATGGGGATGTGATGCATTTTCGGTTTCATGTATAA
- a CDS encoding DUF1611 domain-containing protein: MIDPQIQGTAIILTDGALKDGPAKTAHGLIRGTDRFTILGVIDPVWAGHDAGEVLDGKKRNIPVYATVQEAIQSTPQSIQYALIGIAPKGGKLPTEMIGLLLECIRNGLHIVSGLHQYVQDIPELAKAAAEKGVQLIDIRKPKPKDQLHFWSGKIFEVTCPIVAVLGMDTKIGKRTTARLFTEACRRHGLRAEMISTGQTGWMQGANYGFVLDTMYNDFVSGELEHAIHSCFMEQHPDVIFVEGQSGLRNPSGPCGAEFLLSGGARYVILQYAPKRLYFDDNPAWGRIPELTDEIALIRMYGAEVIAVTLNTEKCSLEEALHYQQIFHTKTGLPVYLPLEQGVDKGIDLIRQLIASPQNLPA, from the coding sequence ATGATTGATCCACAGATTCAGGGCACAGCCATTATCCTTACCGATGGCGCATTGAAAGATGGTCCCGCAAAAACCGCTCACGGCCTGATCAGGGGCACCGATCGTTTCACCATTTTAGGGGTGATTGACCCGGTCTGGGCCGGACACGATGCTGGAGAGGTACTCGATGGGAAAAAAAGAAATATTCCCGTATATGCCACTGTGCAGGAGGCAATTCAATCCACCCCCCAATCCATTCAGTATGCGCTGATAGGCATTGCACCCAAAGGCGGTAAGTTGCCCACGGAGATGATTGGATTGCTGCTGGAATGTATTCGCAATGGCCTGCATATCGTGAGCGGCCTGCATCAGTATGTACAGGATATTCCCGAGCTGGCAAAAGCCGCAGCAGAAAAGGGAGTACAACTGATTGATATCCGTAAGCCCAAGCCGAAAGATCAATTGCATTTCTGGTCAGGAAAAATCTTCGAGGTTACCTGCCCCATTGTAGCCGTTCTGGGCATGGATACCAAAATCGGTAAGCGCACGACGGCTCGACTGTTCACGGAAGCCTGTCGCCGTCATGGCCTGCGAGCCGAAATGATCAGCACCGGACAAACCGGCTGGATGCAGGGAGCTAACTATGGTTTTGTACTGGATACCATGTACAATGACTTTGTGTCGGGCGAGCTGGAACACGCTATCCACAGCTGCTTTATGGAACAACACCCGGATGTGATTTTCGTAGAAGGCCAATCGGGTTTGCGCAATCCTTCGGGGCCATGCGGAGCCGAGTTTTTGCTTTCCGGCGGCGCTCGCTACGTGATATTGCAATATGCGCCCAAACGCCTTTATTTCGACGATAACCCCGCCTGGGGACGTATTCCTGAACTCACCGATGAAATTGCCCTGATTCGTATGTACGGCGCCGAAGTGATTGCCGTAACCCTGAATACCGAAAAATGTTCCCTCGAGGAAGCCCTGCACTACCAGCAAATTTTTCACACAAAAACCGGATTACCGGTTTATCTGCCGCTGGAACAGGGCGTGGATAAAGGTATTGACCTCATTCGCCAGCTGATTGCATCCCCTCAAAACCTGCC